The following are encoded together in the Triticum dicoccoides isolate Atlit2015 ecotype Zavitan chromosome 6B, WEW_v2.0, whole genome shotgun sequence genome:
- the LOC119322238 gene encoding uncharacterized protein LOC119322238, translating to MDDDGALCTLGIGYAAPSDKYKVVRLMATISHGHPLVHTCWVLALEDGAKGWRRMQSPPIASYFGLHKNSTVTIDGVLYFLYSLLRGDYVLRLDLETEQWKRSIKAPEMRYTTPHMVELNGTLSMVQSEGRGTKHGCTTIWLLSDLAKGTWVKAYMIPMPETVDLVIPLKVMRHGGKLMFYYSYYLLSDKATPTLQVYDPLNETCTHLADLPGNQLADVGFCDLHLECYVRPT from the coding sequence ATGGACGACGACGGAGCGTTGTGCACCTTGGGTATTGGCTACGCTGCCCCGtcggacaagtacaaggtggtccgcCTCATGGCCACTATCAGTCATGGTCATCCGCTGGTGCACACCTGCTGGGTTCTCGCGTTGGAAGACGGCGCCAAAGGGTGGAGGCGGATGCAATCACCACCAATTGCAAGCTATTTCGGCCTCCACAAAAACTCTACGGTCACCATAGATGGTGTGCTCTACTTCCTTTACAGCTTGTTGCGTGGGGACTATGTCCTCCGCCTTGACCTCGAGACCGAGCAATGGAAGAGGTCCATCAAAGCCCCAGAGATGAGATATACAACGCCTCATATGGTCGAGCTCAACGGCACCCTTTCCATGGTTCAATCGGAGGGACGCGGGACCAAACATGGTTGCacgaccatatggctcctgtctgaTTTGGCCAAGGGCACCTGGGTCAAGGCGTACATGATCCCGATGCCTGAAACAGTTGATCTGGTGATCCCTCTAAAGGTGATGCGTCATGGTGGAAAGCTAATGTTCTATTACAGCTATTACTTACTTAGTGACAAAGCAACTCCGACGCTACAAGTCTATGATCCGCTCAATGAAACATGCACACACCTGGCAGATCTTCCGGGGAACCAATTGGCTGACGTTGGTTTTTGCGACCTGCACTTGGAATGTTATGTACGTCCCACCTAA
- the LOC119325884 gene encoding uncharacterized protein LOC119325884 — protein sequence MDDGGASYVFGIGYAAPSGKFKVVRLTSMYSYADPPEYTCDVLTLEDGARTWWRRESPPIKDRVRFHKNSMVTIDGVLYFLYTYSSVPPQVGGYCVLCLDLETEEWKRSIKAPLRSETRMVELNGTLCMVQPEGRGTKHACTTIWLLTDLAEGTWVEAYMIPMARTIDLVIPFRVMHHGGKLMCYCFLNGPTPTLQVYDPLNGTCTHLADLPGNHLGDVAFCDLHLECYIRST from the exons ATGGACGACGGCGGAGCGTCCTACGTCTTTGGCATCGGCTACGCTGCCCCGTCAGGCAAGTTCAAGGTGGTCCGCCTCACGAGCATGTACAGTTATGCTGATCCACCGGAGTACACCTGCGATGTTCTCACGCTGGAGGACGGCGCCAGAACATGGTGGCGGAGGGAGTCACCACCAATTAAAGACCGTGTCCGCTTTCACAAAAACTCTATGGTCACCATAGATGGTGTGCTCTACTTCCTTTACACTTACAGCTCGGTGCCACCGCAGGTGGGCGGGTACTGTGTCCTCTGCCTTGACCTCGAGACCGAGGAATGGAAGAGGTCCATCAAGGCCCCG CTGAGATCAGAGACCCGTATGGTCGAGCTCAATGgcaccctttgtatggttcagccaGAGGGACGTGGGACCAAACATGCTTGCACGACCATATGGCTGCTGACTGATTTGGCCGAGGGCACTTGGGTCGAGGCGTATATGATCCCGATGGCTCGAACCATTGATCTAGTGATACCTTTCAGGGTGATGCATCATGGTGGAAAGCTAatgtgctattgctttcttaatggacCAACTCCGACGCTACAAGTCTATGATCCGCTCAATGGGACATGCACACACTTGGCGGATCTTCCAGGTAACCATTTGGGTGACGTTGCTTTTTGTGACTTGCACTTGGAATGTTATATACGTTCCACCTAA